The following coding sequences lie in one Cydia strobilella chromosome 20, ilCydStro3.1, whole genome shotgun sequence genomic window:
- the LOC134750741 gene encoding keratinocyte proline-rich protein-like: MSDCCSRGKVKNACMVCKRTVTAKTGLQCQGSCKSWIHFTCCSYTPGKIKDIKAKVIKVRCPCPDCSNTEGPKEVVMLKDSSFTCVNKTCPINIPPECQDGNLNKMNQQPSPCTFSCKEWPGVPCSANTCSVNTQDDCCPEKSRAHPIPHQQPPSCPPSPPPAPCIPAPQACPQPPPCPPPKPCTPGKTASPAKPCSKTCSPAPTTPPHASNSSSPARRMSPSSTPVMPSISLVENMCETVGLLSNQLNQLMCKMTEVLNPSNISQQTDFATPCRCPKNPGAGRR; this comes from the coding sequence ATGTCTGACTGTTGCAGCAGAGGTAAGGTCAAAAACGCATGCATGGTCTGCAAGCGCACTGTGACGGCCAAAACGGGCCTGCAGTGCCAAGGGTCTTGCAAATCTTGGATCCACTTCACCTGCTGCAGCTACACCCCTggaaaaattaaagatatcaaGGCCAAAGTTATTAAAGTTCGATGTCCATGCCCGGACTGCTCTAATACAGAAGGGCCGAAAGAAGTTGTCATGTTGAAGGACTCAAGCTTCACATGCGTCAACAAAACCTGTCCCATAAACATTCCACCCGAATGTCAGGATGGcaatttgaataaaatgaaCCAACAACCCTCGCCATGTACATTCTCATGTAAGGAGTGGCCGGGAGTTCCGTGTAGCGCCAATACCTGCAGTGTAAACACGCAAGACGATTGCTGTCCTGAAAAGTCGCGCGCGCATCCTATTCCACACCAACAACCACCGTCGTgtccgccgtcgccgccgccggcgcCATGCATTCCAGCGCCGCAAGCTTGTCCGCAACCGCCACCATGTCCGCCGCCGAAGCCATGTACGCCGGGGAAGACAGCTTCACCGGCGAAGCCATGTTCGAAGACGTGTTCACCTGCGCCAACAACGCCGCCCCACGCTTCAAACTCGTCGTCTCCAGCTCGGCGTATGTCACCTTCATCTACCCCAGTAATGCCTTCTATAAGTCTCGTGGAAAACATGTGCGAGACCGTCGGGCTGTTGAGTAACCAGCTTAATCAGTTGATGTGTAAGATGACAGAAGTACTAAACCCGAGTAACATCTCGCAACAGACCGATTTCGCAACTCCGTGTCGTTGCCCAAAAAATCCTGGAGCAGGTAGACGATAG